One part of the Parabacteroides distasonis ATCC 8503 genome encodes these proteins:
- a CDS encoding biotin--[acetyl-CoA-carboxylase] ligase, which yields MMSTDNESPRILRVAETASTNSLLRELVIKESLAEGSVVVADFQTAGRGQIGNTWESEAGKNLMFSLVLYPTCIPANRQFLISQIAALSVKEALDLYADHITVKWPNDIYWKDKKICGMLIENDLSGHNLYCSIIGIGINLNQTVFRGDAPNPVSLFQIIGKEVDREEVLHRFLSIFYRYYLSLLQEEHEDIRARYQSALYRREGYHGYKDESGEFEACIHDIESTGHLLLALRDGSIRRYAFKEVSYCK from the coding sequence ATGATGAGCACTGATAATGAATCTCCCCGCATCTTGCGTGTGGCGGAAACCGCTTCTACGAATAGCTTGCTTCGTGAGTTGGTCATCAAGGAATCTCTTGCGGAAGGAAGTGTGGTCGTTGCCGATTTCCAGACAGCCGGACGTGGTCAGATCGGGAATACTTGGGAGTCTGAGGCGGGAAAGAACTTGATGTTTAGCTTAGTCCTGTACCCTACGTGCATCCCTGCGAACCGTCAGTTCTTGATTTCTCAAATAGCAGCTCTAAGCGTGAAGGAGGCGTTGGACTTATATGCGGATCATATCACCGTGAAGTGGCCGAACGATATTTACTGGAAAGACAAGAAGATTTGCGGAATGTTGATTGAGAACGACCTGTCGGGGCATAATCTGTATTGCTCCATCATCGGGATCGGCATAAACTTGAATCAAACGGTATTTCGAGGAGATGCTCCGAATCCTGTATCTTTGTTTCAAATAATCGGTAAGGAAGTAGATCGGGAAGAGGTTTTGCACCGTTTCCTCTCAATATTCTATCGCTATTATTTATCTCTTCTCCAAGAGGAACACGAGGATATTCGAGCTCGTTATCAATCCGCTTTGTATAGAAGAGAGGGGTATCATGGTTATAAGGATGAGTCCGGCGAGTTCGAGGCCTGTATCCATGATATAGAATCAACCGGGCATCTTTTGCTAGCATTACGGGATGGAAGCATTCGCCGTTATGCTTTTAAGGAAGTCTCTTATTGCAAATGA
- a CDS encoding MmcQ/YjbR family DNA-binding protein — protein sequence MNIEEVREYCLSLKNTIECFPFDEVSLVFKVENKMFLLLPLDAEEPHVSLKCSTDYVEELREHYTAVEPAYHFNKKYWNSIYLDRDMEDEEIKRWIFHSYREVIAKLPKNIREIYNDEH from the coding sequence ATGAATATAGAAGAAGTACGTGAATACTGCCTTTCCTTGAAGAATACCATCGAGTGTTTCCCGTTCGATGAGGTATCGCTGGTCTTTAAGGTAGAGAATAAGATGTTCCTGCTGCTTCCTTTGGATGCGGAGGAGCCTCATGTCTCCTTGAAATGTAGTACGGATTATGTGGAAGAGTTACGGGAACATTATACGGCGGTTGAGCCAGCTTACCATTTTAATAAGAAATACTGGAATAGCATTTATCTGGACCGGGATATGGAAGACGAGGAGATTAAACGCTGGATCTTCCATTCTTACCGGGAAGTGATCGCTAAACTACCAAAAAATATAAGGGAAATTTATAATGATGAGCACTGA
- a CDS encoding YraN family protein yields MARQNDMGREGESEARAYLVKHGYNVLHTNWHWHHYELDIIAVKEDELIVVEVKTRSEDFLLSPEDAVDTKKIRRIVAAADAYVRYFNIDLPVRFDIVTLIKKETGFLIDHIEDAFYAPCR; encoded by the coding sequence ATGGCAAGACAGAACGATATGGGTCGGGAAGGTGAGTCTGAGGCTCGTGCCTATCTGGTAAAACATGGATATAACGTGTTGCATACCAATTGGCATTGGCATCATTATGAACTGGATATTATCGCTGTCAAGGAAGATGAGTTAATCGTGGTGGAGGTAAAGACACGCTCTGAGGATTTTTTGCTTTCACCGGAAGATGCGGTAGACACCAAGAAGATTCGGAGGATTGTCGCCGCTGCGGATGCCTATGTCCGTTATTTTAATATAGACTTACCAGTCCGTTTTGATATCGTGACATTGATCAAGAAAGAGACGGGTTTCCTGATCGACCATATCGAAGATGCTTTCTATGCTCCTTGCCGTTAA
- a CDS encoding nucleoside deaminase: protein MNPFNDEYFMKQALVEARAAASEGEVPVGAVIVCNNQIIARAHNQTECLNDVTAHAEMLAITAAAGVLGAKYLTNCSLYVTVEPCIMCAGAIGWAQLSTIVYGASDDKRGFSKFAPQAFHPKAIIKKGILEKECAEEMQRFFKQRR, encoded by the coding sequence ATGAATCCTTTCAATGACGAATATTTCATGAAGCAAGCGTTGGTGGAAGCTCGTGCGGCAGCGTCCGAGGGTGAGGTTCCCGTAGGAGCTGTTATCGTCTGCAACAACCAGATCATAGCGAGGGCGCATAATCAAACCGAATGCTTGAACGACGTGACCGCACATGCCGAGATGTTGGCGATTACGGCCGCCGCCGGAGTCTTAGGAGCGAAATACCTGACAAATTGTAGTCTATACGTAACCGTGGAACCCTGCATAATGTGTGCCGGCGCGATCGGATGGGCACAATTAAGCACGATCGTATACGGGGCATCCGATGATAAAAGAGGTTTCTCCAAATTCGCCCCTCAAGCCTTCCATCCGAAAGCGATTATCAAAAAAGGTATCCTTGAAAAAGAGTGCGCGGAAGAAATGCAGCGTTTCTTTAAGCAAAGACGCTAA
- a CDS encoding DUF4834 family protein — protein sequence MFKFLFVIFFFFILLVFLMGFSILRTFKNIFFGSGNSTRKGEQRRQTNSNTSGHRSTTTTARDDDDDRTPYVHRKKIFAKDEGEYVDYEEVK from the coding sequence ATGTTTAAGTTTTTGTTTGTAATATTCTTTTTCTTTATCCTGTTGGTGTTTCTGATGGGTTTCTCCATCTTGCGTACCTTTAAGAACATCTTTTTTGGTAGCGGAAACAGCACTCGTAAGGGAGAACAACGTCGTCAAACAAATAGCAATACTTCCGGACATCGTTCTACGACTACTACCGCCCGGGACGATGATGATGATCGTACACCTTATGTGCACCGTAAGAAGATATTCGCCAAGGATGAAGGGGAGTATGTGGATTACGAGGAAGTTAAATAG
- a CDS encoding CDP-alcohol phosphatidyltransferase family protein, with the protein MSIRKHIPNTITCLSLLSGCVASVMALHGNLLSALIWIIIAAVFDFCDGFAARLLKAYSPMGKELDSLSDMVSFGFAPGMVVYWLLGEASTALPFGSLNTYIPYLAFVIPTFSGLRLAKFNIDERQTTSFIGLPVPAHALFWASVGYSVLPVIHANEGLFVLVTVILAFITSLLLVSEIPMFSLKVKSLAWKGNELRYILIACAIIFVALWGFLGISGTILLYIVLSIFNKKG; encoded by the coding sequence ATGAGTATAAGAAAACATATTCCTAATACAATTACGTGTCTAAGCCTTCTGTCCGGTTGTGTCGCCAGTGTTATGGCCTTGCACGGAAATCTTTTATCTGCGTTGATTTGGATTATTATAGCCGCGGTCTTTGATTTCTGCGATGGCTTTGCCGCTCGTTTATTGAAGGCTTACTCGCCGATGGGAAAGGAATTGGATTCCTTGTCGGATATGGTAAGTTTCGGCTTCGCTCCGGGCATGGTGGTCTATTGGTTGTTGGGAGAGGCTTCTACGGCTTTGCCTTTTGGCTCTTTGAATACGTATATCCCTTATCTGGCGTTCGTGATCCCTACGTTTTCAGGTTTGCGTTTGGCTAAGTTCAATATTGATGAACGGCAAACTACCTCGTTTATCGGCTTGCCGGTTCCGGCGCATGCTTTATTTTGGGCTTCGGTGGGATATTCTGTTTTACCGGTTATCCATGCGAATGAAGGCTTGTTCGTGTTGGTGACTGTTATCTTGGCGTTTATTACCTCCTTGCTGTTGGTGTCTGAGATACCGATGTTCTCGCTGAAGGTGAAATCCTTAGCGTGGAAGGGTAATGAGCTTCGCTATATATTGATCGCTTGTGCCATTATTTTCGTGGCGTTATGGGGATTCTTGGGAATCTCTGGAACCATCCTGTTATATATAGTCTTGTCTATTTTTAACAAAAAGGGATAA
- a CDS encoding phosphatidylserine decarboxylase family protein, which produces MKVHKEGTGLLLTLFTILFIVNITLYHTVGKGMLFYSVAFVSTVLFLLVLNFFRSPFRRFPYDSEGLVIAPADGTIVAIEEVMENEILHKKCLQISIFMSIFNVHANWFPVNGTVKHVSHQNGRFMAAYLPKSSTENERSAVVITTRNGVDVLARQIAGAMARRIVTYAKPGEKCHVDEQMGFIKFGSRVDVYLPVGTEVLIEMDQKVTGNQTPIARLSK; this is translated from the coding sequence ATGAAAGTACATAAAGAAGGAACCGGTTTACTGCTTACGTTGTTTACAATATTATTTATTGTGAATATAACTTTGTACCATACGGTAGGTAAGGGTATGCTGTTTTATTCTGTCGCTTTTGTTTCTACCGTATTGTTCCTATTGGTATTAAACTTCTTCCGTAGTCCTTTCCGCCGGTTTCCTTATGATTCGGAAGGCTTGGTGATCGCTCCCGCCGACGGTACGATCGTTGCCATCGAGGAAGTGATGGAGAACGAGATCCTTCATAAGAAGTGCCTACAGATATCTATCTTTATGTCTATCTTCAACGTGCATGCTAATTGGTTTCCCGTAAACGGTACCGTTAAGCATGTTTCCCACCAGAACGGGCGTTTTATGGCGGCTTATCTGCCGAAGAGTAGTACGGAGAACGAACGTTCGGCGGTCGTGATTACCACGAGGAACGGGGTGGATGTCTTGGCTCGTCAGATTGCCGGGGCGATGGCACGCCGCATCGTTACGTATGCCAAGCCGGGAGAGAAATGTCATGTGGACGAGCAAATGGGGTTTATTAAATTCGGTTCTCGCGTGGATGTCTACCTGCCGGTAGGAACAGAGGTGTTAATAGAGATGGATCAAAAAGTAACAGGCAATCAAACGCCTATAGCCCGTTTGTCAAAATGA
- a CDS encoding UvrD-helicase domain-containing protein, which produces MLTIYRASAGAGKTHKLTGEYLMLLFSQPGVYRRILAVTFTNKATDEMKTRIVQELYHLASGRASDYIQLLSSAYSLTERQVREQARKILVAILHDYSAFNISTIDRFFQQTMRAFTREIGLQGGYGIEMDQELVLTEAIDNLLADLEKPESKDLLGWLLRFAEDKIEDGGGWSLRQDIMSLSREVFKESYKAFSEEVGKDIADKQALDAYKNELYAIIRSVEAEAKRLGEEGVALLKQFALQPSDFKGGSRSPFFYFEKLAKGEMKEPTATFQALPDNPDAYTTKTTPPGLRQIIGCVYEEGLNACVKNIVSLFANLTAYNTAREIVRYYYTLGILTDISRQIASYREEKNVMLIADTTELLNKVISGSDAPFIYEKTGTHVDHYMIDEFQDTSGMQWNNFRPLVEESLANGRANLIVGDVKQSIYRFRNSDWKLLDEQVRRDFEDEQVREETLMDNWRSCRHIVEFNNAFFTAAPAILQDLYNEALKNSSLSEEERTAFSARIMAAYDDSSQRVPPPFQKKDGHVRIDFLSGDEDKDWKQEAMERLPATLERLQDNGYALKDIAILVRTNQEGALVADTLLAYKEEHPSDRYNYDIISDDALFVGSSPAVRFLIAVLRYLRNPEDRTNRKLAMYAYQVLTGKFGESEADESVFQNLQSISRQSLYEVTEGLFRNFSAYFPETEQVFVQAFLDMVSEYAQKESADLNRFLRWWDETGYRKTIATPDGQNAIRILTVHKSKGLGFKVVIIPFGDWEIDHKPTKPVILWCHPEKKPFDRLHLVPVRYGQILSSTIFAKDYFKERLHAFIDNLNTLYVAFTRSKEELIVFSPRPRKINKEGKVEKITSIADLLWAGVETDIEDDTFERGEWWHPASGRTAEDTLEEIPMSRLYSVSPDDRLQLRLHGKGFFFDNARRKHGTLMHEVLSRIRTPKDIPASVESYRLAGVINREEAAELISRLEELLQAEEVKAWYDGSARVLNEVDILFGKGLSKRPDRVIIKGGKVIVVDYKFGERQDKRHPNQVRNYLQLIRKMGFERVDGYLWYVELGKIEAVNK; this is translated from the coding sequence ATGCTAACAATCTATAGGGCTTCCGCCGGGGCGGGCAAGACGCATAAGCTGACAGGGGAGTACCTGATGTTGCTCTTCTCCCAGCCGGGCGTTTACCGCCGGATCTTGGCCGTGACGTTTACGAATAAGGCGACGGATGAGATGAAAACCCGTATCGTTCAAGAACTTTATCACCTCGCTTCCGGCCGTGCGTCCGATTATATCCAGCTACTCTCTTCCGCCTATTCCTTGACGGAGCGGCAGGTGAGGGAGCAGGCCCGGAAGATTCTGGTCGCTATCCTGCACGATTACTCCGCTTTTAATATCAGTACGATCGACCGCTTTTTCCAGCAAACGATGCGTGCCTTTACCCGCGAGATCGGTTTGCAAGGCGGTTATGGCATCGAGATGGACCAAGAACTGGTCTTGACCGAGGCGATCGATAACCTGCTGGCCGATCTGGAGAAGCCGGAGAGCAAGGATTTGCTAGGTTGGCTGCTGCGTTTCGCCGAGGACAAGATCGAGGATGGAGGCGGCTGGAGTTTGCGGCAAGACATCATGTCGCTCAGCCGGGAGGTCTTTAAGGAGAGTTATAAGGCATTTAGCGAGGAAGTAGGTAAGGATATCGCGGATAAGCAGGCGCTCGATGCCTATAAGAATGAGCTATACGCCATTATCCGCTCCGTCGAGGCGGAGGCGAAACGTTTAGGAGAGGAGGGAGTGGCGTTGCTGAAACAGTTCGCCTTACAACCCTCGGATTTTAAGGGAGGAAGTCGTTCCCCGTTTTTCTATTTCGAGAAGCTGGCGAAAGGTGAGATGAAAGAGCCGACAGCCACGTTCCAAGCTTTGCCGGATAATCCGGATGCCTATACGACCAAGACGACTCCACCGGGTCTCCGGCAGATCATCGGGTGTGTATATGAGGAAGGGTTGAATGCCTGCGTAAAGAATATCGTATCCCTGTTCGCCAACCTGACGGCCTATAACACGGCCCGGGAGATCGTACGTTATTATTATACGTTAGGGATCTTAACCGATATCTCCCGGCAAATCGCCTCTTACCGGGAAGAAAAGAATGTCATGCTAATCGCCGATACGACCGAGTTGCTGAATAAGGTCATCAGCGGCAGTGACGCCCCCTTTATCTACGAGAAAACGGGTACGCACGTAGATCATTATATGATCGATGAGTTCCAAGATACCAGCGGCATGCAGTGGAATAACTTCCGCCCCTTGGTGGAGGAGAGTCTGGCGAATGGCCGGGCGAATCTGATCGTTGGCGACGTGAAACAAAGTATTTATCGTTTTCGTAACTCGGATTGGAAGCTATTGGACGAGCAAGTCCGCAGGGATTTCGAGGACGAGCAAGTCCGTGAGGAAACCCTGATGGATAATTGGCGAAGCTGCCGCCATATCGTGGAGTTTAATAACGCATTCTTCACCGCCGCTCCGGCGATCCTGCAGGATCTATATAATGAGGCGTTGAAAAACTCCTCATTAAGCGAGGAAGAGCGCACGGCCTTTTCTGCGAGGATCATGGCGGCCTACGACGATAGTTCCCAGCGTGTCCCCCCGCCCTTCCAGAAGAAGGATGGACATGTACGGATCGATTTCCTCTCCGGTGATGAGGATAAGGACTGGAAGCAGGAGGCGATGGAGCGATTGCCCGCTACCTTGGAGCGCTTGCAGGATAACGGTTACGCGCTAAAAGATATCGCCATACTCGTGCGTACCAATCAAGAAGGCGCTTTAGTGGCTGATACGTTGCTAGCCTATAAGGAAGAGCATCCGTCCGACCGATACAATTACGATATCATCTCCGATGATGCCCTGTTCGTGGGTAGTTCTCCGGCGGTCCGTTTCCTGATCGCCGTATTGCGCTATTTGCGAAATCCGGAGGACCGGACGAACAGGAAATTGGCGATGTATGCCTATCAAGTATTAACCGGAAAATTCGGGGAGAGCGAGGCGGATGAGTCTGTTTTCCAAAACCTTCAGTCTATTTCCCGGCAATCCTTGTACGAGGTAACCGAAGGGCTCTTCCGTAACTTCTCCGCTTACTTCCCGGAAACGGAACAGGTATTCGTGCAAGCTTTTCTGGATATGGTTTCCGAGTACGCCCAAAAAGAAAGCGCAGATTTGAACCGTTTCTTGAGATGGTGGGACGAGACCGGTTATCGAAAGACGATCGCTACCCCGGATGGGCAAAACGCTATCCGCATCTTGACCGTACATAAATCCAAGGGCTTAGGTTTTAAGGTCGTTATCATTCCTTTCGGGGACTGGGAGATCGACCATAAGCCGACAAAGCCCGTTATCCTTTGGTGCCACCCGGAGAAGAAGCCGTTTGACCGCCTGCACTTAGTTCCTGTCCGTTACGGACAGATCCTGAGTAGCACGATTTTCGCCAAGGATTATTTCAAGGAGCGCTTGCATGCTTTCATCGATAACTTGAACACCTTATACGTCGCTTTTACCCGTTCGAAAGAAGAACTGATCGTATTCTCCCCCCGTCCGAGGAAGATCAACAAGGAAGGTAAGGTTGAGAAGATAACTTCCATCGCCGATCTATTGTGGGCGGGGGTGGAGACGGATATCGAGGATGATACCTTTGAAAGGGGCGAATGGTGGCATCCAGCTTCGGGTAGAACGGCAGAAGATACCCTGGAGGAAATCCCCATGAGCCGCCTGTATTCCGTTTCCCCGGATGATCGTTTACAATTACGCCTGCATGGGAAAGGATTCTTTTTCGATAATGCCAGGCGGAAGCACGGTACCTTGATGCATGAGGTATTGAGCCGGATACGTACGCCGAAAGATATTCCCGCTTCGGTCGAAAGTTATCGGTTAGCCGGGGTGATTAACCGGGAGGAAGCGGCGGAGTTGATCAGCCGTCTGGAAGAATTATTGCAAGCGGAGGAGGTAAAGGCTTGGTATGATGGTTCCGCCCGTGTCTTGAATGAAGTGGATATCCTGTTCGGTAAAGGCTTGTCTAAACGCCCGGACCGGGTGATAATAAAAGGAGGTAAGGTTATTGTCGTGGATTATAAATTTGGCGAACGGCAAGATAAGCGCCATCCTAATCAGGTAAGAAATTACCTGCAATTAATCCGTAAAATGGGTTTCGAGCGGGTCGATGGATACCTTTGGTACGTAGAGTTAGGTAAAATAGAGGCAGTGAATAAGTGA
- a CDS encoding translation initiation factor, whose product MKNNDWKDRLGVMYSTNPDFQYNTGDTEEEDTLPKEKQALRISLDKRNRGGKMVTLITGFRGTSEDLTALGKLLKVKCGVGGSAKDGEIIIQGDLRAKVLDILRKEGYSKSRTI is encoded by the coding sequence ATGAAGAATAATGATTGGAAAGATCGATTAGGCGTGATGTACTCCACGAATCCCGATTTTCAATATAATACGGGAGATACGGAAGAGGAAGATACGTTGCCGAAGGAGAAACAAGCTTTGCGCATATCCTTGGATAAGCGGAACCGGGGAGGGAAGATGGTTACCTTGATCACCGGGTTCCGGGGCACTTCCGAGGATCTGACCGCCTTGGGAAAACTCTTGAAAGTGAAATGCGGCGTAGGCGGTTCCGCTAAGGACGGGGAGATAATCATCCAAGGGGACCTGCGTGCCAAGGTGTTGGATATCCTCCGGAAAGAGGGCTATTCGAAAAGCCGTACGATCTAA
- a CDS encoding sensor histidine kinase: protein MRNIILFIFIILTVHLNMSARGSGEKPSIVVLHSINFEESWTKQTYLDIERKFGEEGFTVKAIPLQIPGIRTMEGFQEKRTMILERVPVPPTLVVCIGDPSWLVARPLFDKEWKDIPSIICYARDYMYPKEEYLIDLDKNVLDTLVPITDVVKGYNATFIKYPVYIKQTIELIKKLQPELTKLAFIFDRRYISQQTKADVEAVLRKDFPGIQFEPLSTTSISTENLLDRLASFDNKTGVLYYSWYRTRKDNENRYLVDNVQKMTNSFSVPPIFTLQDVQTENGNFAGGYYVSPEDYAQVTVNTIEMILSGKDSKEIPIQTAETPRAYLNYQHLLLHQIDPGLYPPNATYFQEPPGFLQKYKIHIISLLVILALLITIGILRVRLFIQKQKAKDKELQIARQAQDLNQKYQLVLKASNMMTWIWDVKEARLECNNIYLTQRSIRDKGIDGLFSMSADEFYSGIHPEDLEQMQDAINKLIAGESISIDEEIRYLDDTGLEYTWIEIFAIVGKTDPEGKSAYLTGGTTLINQRKKMEQELRDKEKIEESNRLKSAFLANMSHEIRTPLNAIVGFSNLLAETCHSEETREFCEIIETNNELLLQLVNDILDLSKIEAGQMDFIYSEFNVSTLFRSLYQTFQSRVKDGVTLYCEIPEQDCVIYSEKNRLTQVITNFLTNACKFTFQGSIRMGYKEREDGLYFYVKDTGKGIERKNLPHVFERFAKFDSFIQGTGLGLSICQTILENLHGKIGVESEEGKGSTFWFTIPCAVSRP, encoded by the coding sequence ATGAGAAATATCATTCTTTTTATTTTTATTATACTAACGGTCCACTTGAACATGAGCGCACGAGGCTCCGGCGAGAAACCGTCTATAGTCGTACTGCACTCCATCAACTTCGAGGAAAGCTGGACGAAACAGACCTATCTTGATATAGAAAGAAAATTCGGGGAGGAAGGGTTTACCGTAAAGGCGATTCCCTTACAGATCCCCGGTATCCGCACTATGGAAGGGTTTCAAGAGAAGAGAACAATGATCCTAGAGAGAGTTCCCGTGCCACCCACCTTAGTCGTATGCATAGGAGATCCCTCTTGGCTTGTCGCCCGCCCGTTGTTTGACAAGGAATGGAAAGATATTCCCTCTATCATCTGCTACGCCAGAGATTATATGTACCCGAAAGAAGAGTACCTGATAGACCTAGATAAAAACGTGCTCGATACGCTGGTTCCCATCACGGACGTAGTAAAAGGCTATAACGCCACTTTTATAAAATACCCAGTCTATATCAAGCAAACGATCGAGCTAATCAAAAAGCTACAACCGGAATTAACCAAACTGGCCTTTATTTTTGACCGCCGTTATATAAGCCAGCAAACGAAAGCGGATGTAGAGGCCGTGCTACGGAAAGATTTTCCGGGCATCCAATTCGAGCCACTGTCTACCACCTCCATTTCCACCGAGAACTTATTGGACAGACTGGCCTCTTTCGACAATAAGACCGGAGTCCTTTATTACTCATGGTACAGGACCCGGAAGGATAACGAGAATCGTTACCTAGTCGATAACGTCCAGAAAATGACCAATAGTTTCTCCGTCCCCCCAATCTTTACCTTGCAAGACGTACAAACAGAAAACGGGAATTTCGCCGGGGGATATTATGTTTCTCCGGAGGATTATGCGCAGGTGACGGTCAACACGATCGAAATGATCCTCTCGGGGAAAGATAGTAAGGAAATCCCGATCCAGACCGCGGAAACCCCGAGGGCCTACCTAAATTACCAGCATCTATTGCTTCACCAGATCGATCCCGGCCTATATCCCCCGAACGCCACGTATTTCCAAGAGCCTCCCGGTTTCTTACAGAAATACAAGATCCATATCATAAGCCTACTCGTCATTCTGGCGTTATTGATAACGATCGGGATCTTACGGGTCCGCCTCTTCATCCAAAAGCAAAAGGCCAAAGACAAGGAGCTGCAAATCGCACGCCAAGCGCAAGACCTGAACCAGAAATACCAGCTCGTCTTGAAAGCCAGCAACATGATGACATGGATATGGGACGTAAAAGAAGCACGGCTCGAATGTAACAATATTTACCTGACCCAAAGATCCATTCGCGACAAGGGAATCGACGGCCTATTCAGCATGTCGGCGGACGAGTTTTATAGCGGCATTCACCCCGAGGACTTGGAACAGATGCAAGACGCTATCAATAAACTAATCGCCGGCGAGAGCATATCGATCGACGAGGAGATCCGTTATTTAGACGATACAGGGCTTGAATATACATGGATAGAGATCTTTGCGATCGTAGGGAAAACCGATCCGGAAGGAAAATCCGCCTACTTAACCGGAGGTACTACCCTCATCAACCAACGGAAAAAAATGGAACAAGAACTGAGGGACAAGGAGAAGATAGAGGAATCCAACCGGTTGAAATCCGCCTTCCTAGCGAACATGAGCCACGAGATACGTACCCCGCTGAACGCTATCGTAGGCTTTTCCAACCTGCTAGCGGAAACTTGCCACTCCGAGGAGACGAGAGAGTTCTGCGAGATCATCGAGACGAACAACGAGCTTCTCCTTCAACTCGTGAACGATATCCTGGACCTATCGAAGATCGAGGCCGGGCAAATGGATTTCATCTATTCCGAGTTCAACGTATCCACGCTATTCCGGAGCTTATACCAGACCTTCCAAAGCCGGGTGAAAGACGGTGTCACTCTCTATTGCGAGATACCTGAACAGGATTGCGTTATCTATTCCGAGAAGAATCGCTTGACCCAAGTGATCACCAACTTCCTCACGAACGCCTGTAAGTTCACGTTCCAAGGGTCTATCCGCATGGGATACAAGGAGAGGGAAGATGGATTATACTTTTACGTAAAAGATACCGGAAAAGGTATTGAGCGGAAGAACCTCCCGCACGTATTCGAGCGTTTCGCCAAATTCGATTCCTTTATCCAAGGAACCGGACTCGGACTATCCATTTGCCAAACGATCCTAGAGAATCTTCACGGGAAGATCGGCGTAGAGTCGGAAGAAGGAAAAGGGAGTACTTTCTGGTTTACGATCCCATGCGCTGTATCAAGACCGTAG